The following proteins are co-located in the Ktedonobacteraceae bacterium genome:
- a CDS encoding MazG nucleotide pyrophosphohydrolase domain-containing protein has protein sequence MASLPEHPTLKDLQTYMEAVCQERGWTKDSWSEKFLLFSEEVGELAKAMRKARGLYQEKAKQRQLELAEEFADVLSYLLDLANYFQVDLEQAFREKEAVNEKRTWE, from the coding sequence ATGGCATCCTTACCTGAACATCCCACACTAAAAGACCTGCAAACATATATGGAAGCCGTCTGCCAGGAACGAGGTTGGACGAAAGATAGCTGGTCGGAAAAGTTCTTGCTCTTCAGCGAAGAAGTCGGCGAACTCGCCAAGGCCATGCGCAAAGCAAGAGGCCTGTACCAGGAGAAAGCAAAACAGAGGCAGCTTGAACTGGCCGAAGAGTTCGCCGATGTACTCAGCTATCTTCTTGACCTGGCTAACTATTTCCAGGTCGATCTGGAGCAGGCATTTCGTGAGAAAGAGGCGGTGAATGAGAAAAGAACCTGGGAATAA